aaaataaaaaagtgaagacTTTCGATACGCGGAGATGAAAAAACAAACATCACTGCATCCTTAAAAGGGTGATCAGAACAggtaataaatgtctgatcgctcggacccccaatgatcactACAGCAAGGGGCACGGTGACTCCGTTCCTCCTCACTTCACCCCCTGTAGTGTGGGGGGGCTTGCATGGAACGGCGGTCGAGCCTGCACCCTGctgtgtctatgggactgacgcggACACCCGTGTGCAGTTATCGGCTGTCTCCGTcactcccatagactttgaattcttggtctgccgctccattcagataagcagtgaggaggaacgggggctCGGGACCCCCTATTCTAGTGGTcgcagtggggcccccagcaatcacatTTATCACTTATACTATCAATAGGTGATTTTAAGGCCCAAAGTAGACCTGAATTTATTGTGTCTTTTTGTTTATTACATCACATATTTTTATATACTCTTTGAATgtggctaggtcatcagtataaaaaaaaatcacccccCGCCTGGACCACCCCATTAAACCGTTCTGTAGTATAAcatttctctctttttctctttaaCAGATTTGTATAGGGTTACAGCTGAACTTGGAGACTCCTATACATCTGTTTCTTCAGCACTTTATATGAAGAACGAACACAATTTCCTTAAAAACCGCCAAGACCCAAGATATTCATTAACAAATATAACAAACCATCGTGACAATGTCACCGAGAAACCAGCTTCTTGTGAGACCGGATGTTTCGGCAATGCCCTTTATACACCCACATATAATATAAGACAAGGTACATTTAATACCATCAGAAGATTATGCGACGAGAATGATCCGGGACGTCAAAACTCCATTAATTACAAGCACCTTGTTTTTTTAGACCATTCATACGCAATTAAAACACAGAATAAAGCAGTAACGGGGGAGGAAAATAATGTCATAGACGCCGGCACACCCACGTGTTCTACACAGCAGCTTCTGACTTCTGAGGTTAAGGAAGAACCCAAGTCATGTGATGGAGGAAGTCTACCATACTCCAATCTCTACACTCCGGACGGTCCTATACAATTTACAGCTGTCCATATTAAGGAGGAGTCAATGCAATATGACGAAAATCCCGTAGACCGTGTCGCAGGTCCTATACAAGATTATCAATCTACTCCTATTAAGGTGGAGCAATGTGAAGTTCTCACAAACGCTAAATCTTATGCACCCGCAGATCTTACACGAGGTGCATTTCATATCAAGGAGGAACCAGTCTCGTTTGATGGAGACTATGTTAAAAACGCCGCCGTTTACACAGCCACATCCCATACACCGCAATATCCAACTCCGCCTTTCGAAGAGGAACGGCCATCAGAAATCGACATTTATTTAACTGCAGATACACAACATACAAATATTAGCAAAGAGTTTCATCGAAAACATGTCCGGCAACATAAATCGCTAGACAAGCCGTTTTTCTGCTCTGAATGCGGGAGGCATTTTAAATGTAAATCGGGACTTTCCACACACAAAAAAATCCACATTTTTAGGAAACGGtactcttgtcccgaatgtggaaAATCGTTTATCAGTCATTCGTTTTTTGTAAGACATCAGAAGATTCATTCGGGAGAAAAACCCTATTCTTGTGAAGAGTGCGGTAAGAGTTTTTTGAAAGCATCAAATCTCACACTTCATCAAAAAGTCCACGATGGGACGGGCCCGTTTTCCTGCGGCAAATGCGAAAAACGTTTCCTCAGCAGCTCGTATCTTAGCCGGCATCAGAAAATTCATGGCGTTGCCAATCCGTTTGCGTGCTCAGAATGCGACAAATGGTTTTCCAGCAAGTCCGAACTCGCTGACCATCAGAGACTACACTCCGTAGAAAAAACATTTTCGTGTCCCGATTGTGGGAAATCTTTCATTAAAATACAAAATCTCGTGAATCATCAGAGGTTGCACACTGGGAAGAATCCATTTTCTTGTATAGAGTGCGGGAAGCTCTTTACCAGTAACACTTATCTTATACGCCACATGAGGCTGCATACCAAGAAGAAGATCTCCTATTCTtgttccacctgtggtaaatttttTAACAGTAATTTAGATCTCATTATACATCAGAGAATCCACAAAG
The nucleotide sequence above comes from Rhinoderma darwinii isolate aRhiDar2 chromosome 11, aRhiDar2.hap1, whole genome shotgun sequence. Encoded proteins:
- the LOC142663687 gene encoding uncharacterized protein LOC142663687 isoform X1: MGKYQSQLTERILNLTLEIIFLLTGEDYGPVKKSTENGIPSGNPDVSGGRSRTPSPIPELPIHSLIHERNNEQKILDLTNKILHLLTGEVPLRCQDVTVYFSMEEWEYIEGHRDLYRDVMMEDHQPLTSPGKRDLYKDVMMEEHQPLTSPGKRDLYRDVMMEDHQPLTSPDLYRVTAELGDSYTSVSSALYMKNEHNFLKNRQDPRYSLTNITNHRDNVTEKPASCETGCFGNALYTPTYNIRQGTFNTIRRLCDENDPGRQNSINYKHLVFLDHSYAIKTQNKAVTGEENNVIDAGTPTCSTQQLLTSEVKEEPKSCDGGSLPYSNLYTPDGPIQFTAVHIKEESMQYDENPVDRVAGPIQDYQSTPIKVEQCEVLTNAKSYAPADLTRGAFHIKEEPVSFDGDYVKNAAVYTATSHTPQYPTPPFEEERPSEIDIYLTADTQHTNISKEFHRKHVRQHKSLDKPFFCSECGRHFKCKSGLSTHKKIHIFRKRYSCPECGKSFISHSFFVRHQKIHSGEKPYSCEECGKSFLKASNLTLHQKVHDGTGPFSCGKCEKRFLSSSYLSRHQKIHGVANPFACSECDKWFSSKSELADHQRLHSVEKTFSCPDCGKSFIKIQNLVNHQRLHTGKNPFSCIECGKLFTSNTYLIRHMRLHTKKKISYSCSTCGKFFNSNLDLIIHQRIHKGEQPGTSSEWRNCFIRKLGFVIHQRNHAKEKPFSCPECKERFVKKVDLFRHQKVHREEKSLNT
- the LOC142663687 gene encoding uncharacterized protein LOC142663687 isoform X2, which produces MGKYQSQLTERILNLTLEIIFLLTGEDYGPVKKSTENGIPSGNPDVSGGRSRTPSPIPELPIHSLIHERNNEQKILDLTNKILHLLTGEVPLRCQDVTVYFSMEEWEYIEGHRDLYRDVMMEDHQPLTSPGKRDLYKDVMMEEHQPLTSPDLYRVTAELGDSYTSVSSALYMKNEHNFLKNRQDPRYSLTNITNHRDNVTEKPASCETGCFGNALYTPTYNIRQGTFNTIRRLCDENDPGRQNSINYKHLVFLDHSYAIKTQNKAVTGEENNVIDAGTPTCSTQQLLTSEVKEEPKSCDGGSLPYSNLYTPDGPIQFTAVHIKEESMQYDENPVDRVAGPIQDYQSTPIKVEQCEVLTNAKSYAPADLTRGAFHIKEEPVSFDGDYVKNAAVYTATSHTPQYPTPPFEEERPSEIDIYLTADTQHTNISKEFHRKHVRQHKSLDKPFFCSECGRHFKCKSGLSTHKKIHIFRKRYSCPECGKSFISHSFFVRHQKIHSGEKPYSCEECGKSFLKASNLTLHQKVHDGTGPFSCGKCEKRFLSSSYLSRHQKIHGVANPFACSECDKWFSSKSELADHQRLHSVEKTFSCPDCGKSFIKIQNLVNHQRLHTGKNPFSCIECGKLFTSNTYLIRHMRLHTKKKISYSCSTCGKFFNSNLDLIIHQRIHKGEQPGTSSEWRNCFIRKLGFVIHQRNHAKEKPFSCPECKERFVKKVDLFRHQKVHREEKSLNT
- the LOC142663687 gene encoding uncharacterized protein LOC142663687 isoform X3, whose protein sequence is MEEWEYIEGHRDLYRDVMMEDHQPLTSPGKRDLYKDVMMEEHQPLTSPGKRDLYRDVMMEDHQPLTSPDLYRVTAELGDSYTSVSSALYMKNEHNFLKNRQDPRYSLTNITNHRDNVTEKPASCETGCFGNALYTPTYNIRQGTFNTIRRLCDENDPGRQNSINYKHLVFLDHSYAIKTQNKAVTGEENNVIDAGTPTCSTQQLLTSEVKEEPKSCDGGSLPYSNLYTPDGPIQFTAVHIKEESMQYDENPVDRVAGPIQDYQSTPIKVEQCEVLTNAKSYAPADLTRGAFHIKEEPVSFDGDYVKNAAVYTATSHTPQYPTPPFEEERPSEIDIYLTADTQHTNISKEFHRKHVRQHKSLDKPFFCSECGRHFKCKSGLSTHKKIHIFRKRYSCPECGKSFISHSFFVRHQKIHSGEKPYSCEECGKSFLKASNLTLHQKVHDGTGPFSCGKCEKRFLSSSYLSRHQKIHGVANPFACSECDKWFSSKSELADHQRLHSVEKTFSCPDCGKSFIKIQNLVNHQRLHTGKNPFSCIECGKLFTSNTYLIRHMRLHTKKKISYSCSTCGKFFNSNLDLIIHQRIHKGEQPGTSSEWRNCFIRKLGFVIHQRNHAKEKPFSCPECKERFVKKVDLFRHQKVHREEKSLNT